Proteins from a genomic interval of Rhodothermales bacterium:
- a CDS encoding T9SS type A sorting domain-containing protein, translated as MKTLYALLLCGLLVPAAAAQKVRISEPEAAELTTLPARSAAFLSPPRNFDVRLQGSAALLSWEHPESVSAPELAEIEPNNRLEEAQRLYGPAPAVVTGAAQISDTGQLSVSFEGGAQDDFEDLYVFDLLESGGTVVLSDLSEDCDVYLLGESGTGLQIVGESLNIGTLDETIRMDTLSAGTYLVGVSIFDPSLGAQESDYRLTVSGAVAAESVTGFRVYRSDVVGARANGEAVVDVGAEALSASHVLPGAGTWHFQVVAVGASGESAPSNEVSVIATGIEPIAPRAFRLEPVAPNPVRGQALISFELGHGSPVRVQVVDMLGRVVARPLAEFRGPGIHEVPWDASGHPTGTYLVMIQTDTGGTSKPLIHVR; from the coding sequence ATGAAGACGTTGTACGCCCTCCTGCTATGCGGCTTGCTCGTGCCTGCTGCAGCGGCCCAGAAAGTCCGCATTTCTGAGCCCGAAGCCGCCGAACTCACGACGCTCCCGGCTCGATCTGCAGCCTTCCTGTCGCCACCCCGCAACTTCGACGTCAGGCTGCAGGGCTCGGCGGCGCTCTTGAGTTGGGAGCATCCCGAGAGCGTCAGTGCTCCCGAACTGGCCGAGATCGAGCCTAACAATCGGCTTGAAGAGGCTCAGCGCCTCTACGGTCCCGCTCCTGCTGTCGTGACGGGCGCGGCCCAGATCAGCGACACCGGTCAGCTCTCAGTGAGCTTCGAGGGTGGGGCACAGGACGACTTCGAGGATCTCTACGTGTTCGATCTGCTGGAGTCCGGCGGCACGGTGGTCCTCAGTGACCTCTCAGAAGACTGCGATGTGTACCTGCTGGGAGAATCCGGCACGGGGCTGCAGATCGTCGGTGAGTCGTTGAACATCGGGACCCTGGACGAGACCATCCGGATGGACACGCTTTCTGCCGGCACGTACCTCGTCGGCGTGTCCATCTTCGATCCGTCCCTCGGCGCGCAGGAATCGGACTACCGACTGACCGTGAGCGGGGCAGTGGCGGCCGAATCCGTCACGGGATTTCGGGTATATCGCTCCGACGTGGTCGGCGCGCGCGCGAACGGCGAAGCCGTCGTGGATGTTGGCGCGGAGGCGCTGAGCGCATCGCACGTACTTCCGGGGGCGGGCACCTGGCACTTTCAGGTCGTGGCAGTCGGTGCTTCCGGGGAGAGTGCTCCGTCCAATGAGGTGTCCGTCATCGCGACAGGCATCGAGCCCATCGCACCGAGGGCCTTCCGGCTGGAGCCCGTCGCCCCCAACCCGGTCCGGGGTCAGGCGCTGATTTCCTTCGAGCTTGGGCACGGATCCCCTGTGCGTGTGCAGGTAGTGGACATGCTGGGCCGCGTCGTCGCGAGGCCGCTGGCGGAATTCCGCGGTCCCGGGATTCACGAGGTTCCATGGGATGCTTCCGGGCACCCGACGGGGACTTATCTCGTGATGATTCAGACCGATACAGGAGGAACCAGCAAGCCCCTGATTCACGTTCGCTAG
- a CDS encoding ester cyclase, translated as MESPTTLADRLFRAINGGDESLIRSLCAPTYRGFDASREATQHGRIALLGDLRRLTTAFPDGRITPMHAMTEGSSAQVVWVLSGTHKGTFLGIPATQREVEVCGFSHLEFAGGTLHRAMHLWDMAGLLRRLRLLPDLPNRRSATGLRHGMNNAFRTINHGTIPQPTT; from the coding sequence TTGGAATCTCCCACCACACTTGCAGACCGGCTCTTCCGCGCAATCAACGGCGGAGATGAGTCGCTCATTCGTTCGCTGTGTGCACCCACGTATCGTGGGTTCGACGCAAGTCGTGAGGCTACTCAGCATGGTCGCATTGCCCTGTTGGGTGATCTGCGCCGACTGACAACCGCCTTTCCGGACGGCCGCATCACTCCGATGCATGCCATGACCGAGGGCTCCTCCGCACAGGTGGTATGGGTGCTTTCCGGCACCCACAAGGGCACGTTCCTGGGCATTCCCGCAACCCAGCGGGAAGTCGAGGTCTGCGGGTTTTCCCATCTCGAATTCGCGGGTGGCACGCTGCACCGAGCCATGCACCTCTGGGACATGGCCGGCCTGCTGCGCCGCCTGCGACTGTTGCCCGACCTGCCCAACCGGCGCAGTGCTACCGGGCTGCGACACGGGATGAACAATGCATTCCGCACCATCAACCACGGGACCATCCCGCAACCCACAACATGA
- a CDS encoding L-serine ammonia-lyase, with the protein MSAISIFEMLKIGVGPSSSHTLGPWRAVQRWMRELTAETDPQRIEGIRVLLYGSLALTGRGHCTDTAVCLALLGEEPETVEVAGIAGLVEALQERRTVQLGDATIPFDPSRDIVFRMSERLPFHANGMVCQALVDGEIRESTYYSVGGGFVVKAGEEDEDSGDVVLPYPASSAGDFEKHARRTGMSIAQLVRANERVWRMDDAIDRDIATIWDVMRECIYRGCHTEGTLPGGLDVTRRAAALHGKLLPDATYGDSHEWIRVLKGLSPKFSQVLKWVSCFALAVNEENANLGRVVTAPTNGAAGVIPAVLMYLVCFNEREMSDRDIGDFLMVAGEIGTYFKKRATISAAMGGCQAEIGVSSAMAAAALTESLGGTVPQALMAAEIAMEHHLGLTCDPVGGLVQIPCIERNSMGAIKAINAAELALNGDPEKAKVSLDDVIRTMDETARDMSHKYKETSEGGLAVNISVRIPEC; encoded by the coding sequence ATGTCGGCTATCAGCATCTTCGAAATGCTCAAGATTGGGGTGGGGCCTTCCAGCTCCCACACCCTTGGACCGTGGCGTGCGGTGCAGCGATGGATGCGCGAGCTCACCGCCGAGACAGACCCCCAGCGCATCGAGGGCATCCGCGTCCTTTTGTACGGATCGCTGGCACTGACCGGCCGGGGACACTGCACGGACACGGCCGTCTGCCTTGCGCTGCTGGGAGAAGAGCCGGAGACGGTGGAGGTCGCCGGCATTGCCGGTTTGGTGGAGGCGCTGCAGGAACGACGAACCGTGCAACTGGGCGACGCGACGATTCCGTTCGATCCCTCCCGCGACATCGTCTTCCGCATGTCTGAGCGGCTGCCCTTTCACGCCAACGGCATGGTCTGTCAGGCCTTGGTGGACGGCGAGATCCGGGAGTCGACCTACTACTCCGTAGGCGGAGGCTTTGTGGTCAAGGCTGGGGAGGAGGACGAGGATTCGGGCGATGTGGTCCTGCCCTACCCGGCCTCCTCAGCCGGCGATTTCGAGAAGCACGCCCGGCGCACCGGCATGTCCATCGCCCAACTGGTGCGTGCCAACGAGCGGGTCTGGCGTATGGACGATGCCATTGACCGCGACATCGCGACCATCTGGGACGTGATGCGCGAGTGCATCTATCGGGGCTGCCATACAGAAGGCACCTTGCCGGGGGGCCTGGACGTGACTCGGCGCGCGGCAGCCCTGCACGGCAAGCTGCTGCCGGACGCCACCTACGGCGACTCTCATGAATGGATCAGGGTCCTGAAGGGCCTTTCGCCCAAGTTCAGTCAGGTCCTGAAGTGGGTATCCTGCTTCGCGCTGGCAGTCAACGAAGAGAACGCCAATCTGGGACGGGTAGTGACCGCCCCGACCAACGGAGCAGCCGGCGTCATTCCGGCCGTGCTCATGTATCTGGTGTGCTTCAACGAGCGGGAGATGTCGGACCGTGATATCGGTGACTTCCTCATGGTCGCCGGCGAGATCGGAACCTATTTCAAGAAGCGGGCGACCATCAGCGCCGCGATGGGCGGGTGCCAGGCGGAGATCGGTGTGTCCTCGGCGATGGCCGCCGCGGCGCTTACGGAGAGTCTGGGTGGCACAGTGCCCCAGGCCCTCATGGCGGCTGAGATCGCCATGGAACACCACCTGGGTCTAACCTGTGATCCCGTGGGAGGGCTGGTCCAGATTCCCTGTATCGAGCGCAACTCCATGGGCGCCATCAAGGCCATCAATGCGGCCGAGCTGGCCCTGAACGGAGATCCGGAAAAGGCGAAGGTCTCGCTGGATGACGTGATCCGAACCATGGACGAGACCGCCCGCGACATGTCGCACAAGTACAAGGAAACGTCCGAGGGCGGCCTGGCCGTCAACATCTCGGTGCGTATTCCCGAGTGCTGA
- a CDS encoding DUF2892 domain-containing protein — MTSRLGDTKPNTPVMKKNMGTIDRIARVLVAVLVVVLYLTDQITGTAALILGALATVFVLTSLVGTCPLYMPLGLSTTAKSE; from the coding sequence ATGACAAGTAGGCTTGGGGACACCAAACCCAACACCCCCGTCATGAAGAAGAATATGGGCACCATTGATCGCATCGCTCGCGTCCTGGTGGCCGTGCTCGTCGTCGTCCTCTACCTGACCGACCAAATCACCGGCACGGCCGCACTCATCCTTGGAGCCTTGGCGACGGTCTTCGTCCTGACCAGCCTCGTCGGGACGTGCCCGCTCTATATGCCGCTGGGACTGTCCACGACTGCAAAGTCGGAATAG
- a CDS encoding AAA family ATPase translates to MSSRFQDRLNRAAGRDFVGRGEEMAAFRRMLVEPEPEHLVLMVHGPGGIGKSTLLKAFARLCGETGGRALLLDARDFGDSAPAFLKSVCQRLEATNDCDVWAALGAVEERVALLIDTFELAADMEPWLVREFLPRLPDNVVVALAGRHGPSDAWRREPGWNSLMRALPLRNLKLVEAAEMLHRAGVPEDRVHALLAPTHGHPLAVALVLELYQLKGGVDVDPTDAPDIVRALVERLVMKVPSPAHRLALEACAITHAMTEDLLAAMLDAPEAGETFLWLRGLAFIEASESGLTMHDVAREALAADLRWRNPGQYRELHRRARRYYVAAMHGTSDKGLQRRHLRDLVYLHRDNPLVQPLYQQLRAGHGRAEAHSDTRIADADAQAVREMVTRHEGPEAGTFAASWIQEASSEELVIFRDGAGVPNGLLFLLDLETHPDALRAEDPCMSAASEYLKRTAPLRPGERATVFRFWMAADEYQGLSYVQMAIFVHMVQHYLTTPSLAFSFLPSGIADDLEPIMAYGDIHRLPVTYRQGGRDFGMFGHDWRVVPPDAWLELMGQRQEGASVAESRPPVRETLHILDRSDFAEALKQALQHYARPERMPGNPLLRSSLVATRAPGPDEADRIETLRQLIADAAGGLSGLPKLERAYQALDRTYLRPAGSQEAAAEMTGMAYSTFRRQLARAVDEVGETLWRMEIGD, encoded by the coding sequence ATGTCCTCGCGTTTTCAGGATCGACTCAACCGTGCAGCCGGCCGCGACTTCGTCGGCCGCGGGGAGGAAATGGCGGCCTTCAGACGCATGTTGGTCGAGCCCGAGCCGGAGCACCTGGTACTCATGGTGCACGGTCCGGGGGGCATAGGCAAGAGTACGCTCCTCAAGGCATTCGCACGATTGTGCGGCGAGACAGGCGGTCGGGCGCTTCTTCTTGACGCCCGGGATTTCGGAGATTCGGCGCCCGCCTTTCTGAAGTCCGTGTGCCAGCGGCTGGAGGCTACGAATGATTGCGATGTGTGGGCCGCGCTTGGCGCCGTTGAGGAACGTGTGGCGCTCCTGATTGACACGTTCGAGCTGGCCGCCGACATGGAGCCATGGCTGGTGCGAGAGTTTCTGCCACGCCTGCCGGACAACGTGGTGGTGGCGCTGGCCGGGCGACACGGTCCGTCAGACGCGTGGCGCCGCGAGCCCGGATGGAACAGCCTCATGCGTGCCCTCCCCCTTCGAAATCTGAAGCTGGTCGAGGCGGCGGAAATGCTGCATCGGGCCGGCGTGCCGGAGGACCGCGTGCACGCATTGCTTGCGCCGACACACGGACATCCGCTTGCGGTAGCCCTGGTACTGGAATTGTACCAGCTGAAGGGTGGCGTGGATGTCGATCCCACAGACGCCCCCGACATCGTGCGCGCGCTGGTCGAGAGACTGGTGATGAAGGTGCCGAGTCCTGCTCATCGACTGGCGCTGGAGGCATGCGCCATCACGCACGCGATGACGGAGGACCTGCTGGCCGCCATGCTGGACGCCCCGGAGGCGGGCGAGACCTTCCTGTGGTTGCGTGGACTGGCCTTTATTGAGGCCTCCGAGTCCGGCCTCACCATGCACGACGTAGCGCGCGAGGCCCTCGCGGCAGACTTGCGTTGGCGTAATCCTGGGCAGTACCGGGAGCTGCATCGACGAGCCCGGCGCTACTATGTCGCAGCCATGCACGGCACGTCGGACAAGGGACTGCAGCGTCGACACCTGCGGGACCTGGTCTACCTGCACCGGGACAATCCACTGGTGCAGCCTCTGTACCAGCAGCTCCGGGCCGGGCACGGTCGGGCCGAGGCACACTCTGACACGCGCATTGCCGACGCGGACGCTCAGGCGGTTCGGGAGATGGTAACGCGCCACGAGGGCCCGGAGGCGGGCACGTTCGCTGCGTCCTGGATTCAGGAAGCTTCGTCCGAGGAGCTCGTGATTTTCAGAGACGGTGCCGGCGTGCCGAACGGCCTTCTGTTTCTGCTGGATCTCGAGACTCACCCGGATGCGCTGCGGGCGGAAGATCCGTGCATGAGCGCCGCCTCGGAGTATCTGAAGCGCACCGCGCCGCTGCGACCGGGCGAGCGCGCCACCGTGTTCCGTTTCTGGATGGCGGCTGACGAGTACCAGGGTCTTTCGTACGTGCAGATGGCCATCTTTGTGCACATGGTTCAGCACTATCTCACAACACCATCGCTCGCGTTCTCCTTTCTGCCGTCGGGCATCGCGGATGACCTGGAGCCAATCATGGCGTACGGAGACATTCATCGGCTCCCGGTGACCTACAGGCAGGGCGGCCGGGACTTCGGCATGTTCGGGCATGACTGGCGGGTAGTCCCGCCAGACGCGTGGCTGGAGTTGATGGGGCAGCGACAGGAGGGGGCGAGTGTGGCGGAGTCCCGTCCGCCCGTGCGCGAGACCCTGCATATCCTGGATCGCAGCGATTTTGCGGAAGCATTGAAGCAGGCCCTTCAGCACTATGCGCGCCCCGAGCGCATGCCCGGAAATCCGCTGCTCCGCTCGTCGCTGGTAGCCACCCGCGCTCCCGGCCCGGATGAAGCGGACCGCATTGAAACGTTGCGGCAGCTGATTGCCGATGCGGCCGGTGGGCTTTCCGGATTGCCGAAGCTGGAGCGCGCCTATCAGGCGCTCGATCGCACGTATCTCAGACCCGCGGGGAGTCAGGAAGCCGCGGCCGAGATGACGGGCATGGCCTACTCCACATTCCGTCGTCAGCTGGCGCGTGCTGTGGACGAGGTGGGAGAGACGCTCTGGCGCATGGAGATCGGAGACTAG
- a CDS encoding outer membrane beta-barrel protein, translated as MKDIRYNLLIAGLAIALMAPISASAQSGTEFGVDLALAVPQGAFQQNVDQTGFGINLHGGTHLFRSPLFVGIDAGIHVYGSENRYVPLSMTIPDIEARVHTTNNLAQVHGMLRLQPITGKVRPYVDGLYGVKYLYTRTSLTNEFDEEVVGSTNFDDYTVSYGVGAGLDVQVWQGAMGDDDRPGRVYLTFGARYLLGGEAEYLREGDIERELGSYSFNTTRSTVDIVQPRFGVTIAF; from the coding sequence ATGAAGGACATTCGTTACAACCTCCTGATCGCAGGCCTCGCCATCGCCCTGATGGCACCCATCTCCGCTTCCGCGCAATCCGGTACCGAGTTCGGCGTGGACCTGGCCCTCGCGGTTCCGCAGGGCGCGTTCCAGCAGAACGTGGATCAAACCGGCTTCGGCATCAACCTGCACGGCGGAACGCACCTGTTCCGCAGCCCGCTCTTTGTCGGAATTGATGCCGGGATCCACGTCTACGGCAGCGAAAACCGGTACGTACCGCTGTCGATGACCATCCCGGATATCGAAGCGCGCGTACACACCACGAACAACCTGGCCCAGGTACACGGCATGCTGCGCCTGCAGCCCATCACCGGCAAGGTGCGCCCATACGTGGACGGCCTGTACGGTGTCAAATATCTCTACACCCGGACATCGCTCACGAACGAGTTCGATGAGGAGGTGGTCGGCTCGACCAACTTTGACGACTACACGGTGAGCTACGGCGTCGGCGCCGGCCTGGACGTGCAGGTCTGGCAGGGGGCGATGGGCGACGACGATCGCCCGGGACGTGTATACCTGACCTTCGGAGCGCGCTACCTGCTCGGTGGCGAGGCAGAATACCTGCGCGAAGGCGATATCGAGCGTGAGCTTGGCAGCTACTCGTTCAATACCACCCGATCCACCGTAGACATTGTTCAGCCCCGCTTTGGCGTGACCATCGCGTTCTGA